Proteins encoded together in one Deinococcus hopiensis KR-140 window:
- a CDS encoding HNH endonuclease, producing the protein MLGDPTLRDRVQIVRRKKSASWRAANINKSRELYRKANHTERGRLRQKAWRARDYALDPEKYRAREQNYRARRLAAPGSFTSWDIHLIMKKQRGGCFYCGERLGREAWHIDHFIPLARGGTNYPENLVAACATCNLSKNAKMPWEFMPDRFPVP; encoded by the coding sequence ATGCTTGGTGACCCGACTCTGCGGGACCGAGTGCAAATTGTACGACGCAAGAAGTCTGCCTCATGGCGTGCTGCTAATATAAATAAATCAAGGGAATTATATAGAAAGGCCAATCATACAGAGAGGGGCCGTCTCAGACAAAAGGCTTGGCGGGCGCGCGACTATGCATTAGACCCTGAGAAATACCGCGCAAGGGAGCAAAACTATCGAGCACGGCGGCTAGCTGCGCCTGGTAGTTTTACTTCTTGGGATATACATCTAATAATGAAAAAACAAAGGGGCGGCTGTTTTTACTGTGGGGAGAGGCTTGGGAGGGAGGCTTGGCATATAGACCACTTCATCCCTCTAGCAAGAGGTGGCACCAATTACCCCGAAAACCTTGTTGCTGCTTGCGCCACATGCAACCTCTCTAAAAACGCAAAAATGCCCTGGGAGTTTATGCCTGATCGCTTCCCCGTCCCATAG
- a CDS encoding SHOCT domain-containing protein yields MLELMVAIVLGTTIWMGYDSAQHKIAVDSKPYSANNGAAAWVLSGIFLWIATFPYYLVKRSRAVSSGSIAAPPIAPAPARPLSEELAALSDLRAAGKISEADYERAKSKLLK; encoded by the coding sequence ATGCTTGAACTGATGGTGGCCATCGTCCTTGGGACAACGATCTGGATGGGTTATGACTCTGCGCAACACAAAATCGCTGTGGATAGTAAGCCTTACAGTGCCAACAACGGTGCTGCAGCCTGGGTCCTGAGCGGGATATTCCTCTGGATTGCAACGTTCCCCTATTACCTCGTAAAACGCTCTCGGGCCGTCTCTAGTGGGTCCATTGCTGCTCCCCCTATTGCGCCCGCCCCTGCTCGCCCCCTCAGCGAGGAGTTGGCTGCCCTCTCAGACCTTCGTGCTGCCGGGAAAATCTCTGAGGCCGACTACGAACGCGCCAAATCCAAGCTCCTCAAATAA
- a CDS encoding HNH endonuclease, with the protein MLRSNDAYRSKHKRRAVKYGARGSFDKWDVQMRLDKQKGLCHYCGEKLDWVGKRKYQVDHFVPLSRGGSNFMSNIVLACPECNREKADKFPWEFRPARFEVGCKRDS; encoded by the coding sequence ATGCTCAGGAGTAACGATGCCTACCGGAGCAAGCACAAACGCCGGGCTGTGAAGTACGGCGCGCGGGGCAGCTTCGACAAGTGGGATGTGCAGATGCGGCTTGATAAGCAGAAAGGGCTCTGTCATTACTGCGGGGAGAAACTGGATTGGGTTGGGAAGCGTAAGTATCAAGTAGATCACTTCGTACCGCTGAGCCGGGGAGGGAGCAACTTCATGTCAAACATCGTTCTCGCCTGCCCGGAGTGCAACCGGGAGAAGGCCGATAAGTTCCCCTGGGAGTTCCGGCCCGCACGGTTCGAGGTCGGGTGCAAGCGTGACTCCTGA